Genomic DNA from Thermobifida alba:
CAGGCTGAACAGGAGGAAGGCCGCCAGCACCGGGATCCGGAAGACCAGTGCGCCGATCAGCAGCGAGAAGCGCAGCTGGTACAGCGGCGTCTCGGGCGCCTCCGGCACCCGTCCCGACAGCCCCGCCGCGTACGCCAGCAGGGTGGCGCGCAGCCGTTCGGCCCGGCGGCGGCCCAGGTAGCGCAGCCTGATCTCGCCCCGGTCGCCTCCGGCGACCTCCACCCGAAGCTCGGAGAGCCCGACGACCTGCATGAACAGCGGACGGACCACGTCCACCGCCTGGAGCCGGCTCAACGGGACCTCCCGCAGCCGCTGCCGCAGCAGGCCGGTCCGCACGACGAGGCGGTCCTCCAGCAGTCCGAAACGGGTGCGGTACCAGGACACCACCGACACCGCGACCGCGCCCAGCACCACCACCAGGAGCGCCAGCAGGGCCCAGCCGAGCCCCAGCTGGAGCAGGAAGGGGCCGGGCAGCGCCAGGAACACGAGGGCGACGACGGCGACCTGGAGCGCGACCGTGGCCCCGTGCAGCCGGTGCGTACCGGTGGCGGCATCGTCCTCGGCCGCGTCCGTCGGGACGCTGACCCGGGGCTGCGGCCACGGGGCGGCCCCGGGGGGCCGCGGCGGGGCGAAACGCACCGGGGCGGGCGGCGGCACGGGCCCCTGCGGACCGCTCCAGGGCTGCGGGACGGGCGGAGGAGTGCTCCACCCCGGGGCGTTCCCCGGCGCCGGAGCGGGGTGCTGCGGCCACGGGGGGCGCGGCGGCGCCGCGGCCCCGTGGCCCGCCACCGGGGAGGAGCCCGACAGCGGCACCGGCGGCACGTAGGGACGTCCCTGGGTGACCGAGGCGGCGGGCGACACGGGCGGACGGGCGGGCGCGAAACGGGGCTTCCCGCCCCGCCCGGACCGGGCGCAGTGCTGTCCCGCCGGCGGATGCGGCGGCCGGGCGGCGCCCCGCTCCCCCGGACCGGAGTGGTTCCGGCCGGCGGCCGTGGCGTGCGGTGCGGCCTCCGGCCGGGCCGCGGGGGTGCCCCAGAAGGGGGTGCGTCCGGGCTGCCGTGCGGTTTCGGGCCGGCTCCGGCGCGCCTCACCGGGGCCGGGGCGGGGTTCGGCCGGCCGGGGCGCGGCCGCGCCGGTCCCCTCCGGGGCCTCCCCCGGCTGCCGTGCCGCCGCGTCCGGCCGCGGCGGGGACGGCTCGGGCCGGCCGGGCCCGGGATCGGCGCAGGAGGCCCGGCCCGCGGCGTCGCGCAGGTCGGCGAAGGTCCAGGCCGCGATCGGCCCGGCGGTCTGGTCCTCGCCGCGGTCCCGCTCGTTGGGGGCGGTCACCTCCCGCAGCGGCGGCACGTCGACGTCCCGCCACCGGTCGTAGCGGACCCACCCGTCCTCGCCGGGCCGTTCGCCGACCGTCTCCTCCCCGGCCGTGCCGTACGGTTCCAGCGGTTCCGGTTCGGGCAGCGGCTCCCCCTCCTCGCCGTCCGGGGCGCGCTGCGCCGGCTCCACGTCCGGAAGCGGTTCGGGGAGGGGCAGGTCGCCGTCGTCGCGCGGGGGGACGTCGCGGTCGCGGGACCGGTGCGCGTCCCGGCGCGCACGGTCCTGCGCCGCGTCGGCGTCACGCGGCTGCTGCGGCTCGGGCTCTCGCGTCGGTTCGCTCACGCGTCACAGTCCAGTGGGAAAGGTCTCGCCGCGTTCCGTCAACCGGTCCCGCAGCGCGGCGGCGTCCGCCAACCGCAGCCCGGGGACGCGCGCGTCAGCGGTGCTCGCGGCCGTACGCACCCGGATCGTGGCGATCCCCAGCGCCTGCTCCAGCAGGTTGGCGGTGATGTCCACCACCTGCATCCGGCCGTAGGGGATCACCAGCAGCTGCCGGATCACCGTCCCGAACGTCAGGTAGAAGTCGCTCTCCCCCTCGGCGTACCCCCATGACAGCCTGGTCCGTTCCGCGGTGGCCCAGGCGACCCCCGTGCCGAGCAGCGCCAGCGCGGCCACGGCCACGCCCACCGCCCAGTGCAGCCACAGTCCCGCCCCGGTTCCGCCCAGCACGGCGACCGGCAGGGTGACGAGTGCCGTCAGCAGCCTGCGGTACCGGGTGAACGCCGGATCCAACCGGCTCCACTCGGTGCCCGGGGGCGGGGCGAAGGCGGTCTCCGTCGGAGAGCCCTTCGCCTCCGGCAGGTCGGGAGCCACCAACCGCGGCATCTTGGGAGATTCGGCGAAGTCCACCATTCCAGTCAACCATCCCCGAACGGACGAACCGCTGCACTGCGCAATAAATTACTCACCGTCTGTCGGTCAAACCCGTGGCGGGCACGGCACCGGTCACCCCTTGGCCCCGCCGTTCTCGTGGCTGTCCGGCGGCACCCGGCAGGCGTACTCCAGGAACACCGCGGCGAGCGCCAGCAGCAGCCCGGACAGCGCGGTGCCGCCCGCGACGAGGGCGTCCGTCCGGGCGTGCGGGCTGTGCAGCCAGTCCAGCAGCGCCAGCGCGAACCCGCCGAAGGCGCCGCAGGCGAGCGCGCCGAGCAGCACGCTGGCCTTGGCGAAAGCCACCAGCCGGGCCGCGCTGATCGGCTCGATCGGCTCGGTGCCCGACTCCCCCCGGATCCGGCGGCGCACGTGGACCGCCGTGATCAGCTCGCCGAACGCCAGCAGCAGCAGCGTGGGAATGGCCGTCCACGGCAGCAGCACCAGGCTGGAGTAGGTCTCCCGCACCACCAGGAACATGACGAACCCGGTGACGACGGCGACCGCCAGCGGCACCCGCCACCCGGTGGGGCGCACCCGGCCGTTCCGGTCGTTGCTCGGCGAACTCACCGCGGCACCCGCAGCACCAGGTCGTCGCGGCGGCGCAGCTCCTGGTCGGCCACGCCCGCCAGCAGGTCGCGCACCGCCCCCCGGCCGGCGATCTCGGCGTCGGGGTCGATGTCGGCCCACGGCCGCAGCACGAAGGCGCGCTCGTGGGCCCGGGGGTGGGGGAGGGTCAACGCCGGGTCGGTGCGGACCAGCCCGTCGTAGGCGATGACGTCCACGTCCAGGGTGCGGGGGCCCCAGCGCACCTCGCGGACCCGGTGGAACGCCCGCTCCACCTCCTGGACGCGCTCCAGCAGCGCCTCCGGGGTGAGCAGGGTGTCGGCCACCGCCACCGCGTTGAGGTAGTCGTCCTGCTCCGGGCCGCCCACCGGAGCCGTCTCGTACACCGGCGACAGCGCCACCAGGCGCAGCGGCCCCGGTGCGAAGAGGGTGTCGACCGCGCCCTGGAGGATGCCGAGCCGGTCGCCCAGGTTGCTGCCGAGGGCCAGGACGACCCGGCCGGCCCGGTTCTCGTTGGTGCTCACGCGCGCCTCCGCGAGACGGTGACGGACACGTCGTCGAACCGGTGCCGGATCGGCGCCTCGGGTTTGTGGACCGTCACCTCGGCCTCGACCACCCGGGGAGAGGCCAGGCAGACGTCGGCGAGCCGCTGGGCGAGCGTCTCGATCAGGTTCACCGGTTCTCCCTCGACGACCGCCACGAGGCGGTCGCTGAGCTCGCCGTAGTCGACGGTGTCGGAGACGTCGTCCGTGCGTGCGGCCGGACGGGTGTCCACCGCCAGGACCACGTCCACCACGAACTCCTGTCCCTCGCGCCGCTCGAAGTCGAACACCCCGTGCCTGCCCCGGGCACGGAGTCCGCGCAGTGCGATCCGGTCCAGCGATCCGAACGTCTCAGTCATTCGTCCTCGTCGTCTTCCTGGAGCATCACCGGCGACGCGTGGTGCGACCACATCCGCCATCCCTGCTCGGTCTCGACGAACAGGTTGGTGGTGACCACCCGGCCGCCCGCCACGAACCCCGGCTGGTCGTCCTCCGCGGTCAGGACGTTCTCCTCGCAGGTGACCATCGCGATGTCGCCGCTGACCCCGACCCGGGTCTCGGTGAGCACGTACTGGATGTAGGGAATGTTCGCCATGACCAGCGACCACGCCCGCATGATCTCGGCGCGTCCGCGCAGCATCGGCCAGCCGGGGTTGACGCAGACGAGGTCGGGCGCCTGGTCCTCCTCGGCCCACACCCGCGCCATGAGGTCGATGTCGCCGGTCTCGATGGCCTGGTAGAAGTCCGCGTTGGCCGCGGCCACCCGCTCCTCGATCTCCTGCCGGGACCTCACTGGACGTCCCGGGCGCGGGGGGCTTCGGCCCGTCCGTGGACGAGGGCGGTGCCTCCGGTGCGCCAGGCCCGGGCGACCCGCACCGCGTCGGCGTTGGGGCGCACGTCGTGCACCCGCACCGCCCAGGCACCGTGGAACGCGGCCAGGGCGGTCACGGCGACGGTGGCGTCGTCGCAGTCGGTGAAGTCGCGGGGGTTGCCCTCGGCGTCGCTGAGCAGCCGCCCCAGGAAGCGTTTTCGAGAGCCGCCGACCAGGATCGGACGCCCCAGGCCGGCGAGGCGGTCCAGGCGCGCCAGCAGCGCCCAGTTGTGGGCCCGGTCGGGGCTCTTGGAGAACCCGAGCCCGGGGTCGATGATGATCTGGCCGGGATCGACGCCCTGGTCGACCACGGCGGCCATGCGTCGGTCCAGCTC
This window encodes:
- a CDS encoding PH domain-containing protein, producing the protein MSEPTREPEPQQPRDADAAQDRARRDAHRSRDRDVPPRDDGDLPLPEPLPDVEPAQRAPDGEEGEPLPEPEPLEPYGTAGEETVGERPGEDGWVRYDRWRDVDVPPLREVTAPNERDRGEDQTAGPIAAWTFADLRDAAGRASCADPGPGRPEPSPPRPDAAARQPGEAPEGTGAAAPRPAEPRPGPGEARRSRPETARQPGRTPFWGTPAARPEAAPHATAAGRNHSGPGERGAARPPHPPAGQHCARSGRGGKPRFAPARPPVSPAASVTQGRPYVPPVPLSGSSPVAGHGAAAPPRPPWPQHPAPAPGNAPGWSTPPPVPQPWSGPQGPVPPPAPVRFAPPRPPGAAPWPQPRVSVPTDAAEDDAATGTHRLHGATVALQVAVVALVFLALPGPFLLQLGLGWALLALLVVVLGAVAVSVVSWYRTRFGLLEDRLVVRTGLLRQRLREVPLSRLQAVDVVRPLFMQVVGLSELRVEVAGGDRGEIRLRYLGRRRAERLRATLLAYAAGLSGRVPEAPETPLYQLRFSLLIGALVFRIPVLAAFLLFSLLIATGLAFDEPGVLGGAVPLLLGLLHGFLEPLLRYIDFYASLSPDGLRLRYGVFQARMQTVPPGRVQAVRIVEPLLWRWLRVVRVEANIAGYAGQRQTESATLLPVVPAALAYELLRVLFPGSDVDSVRFSPGVREGSREEMGLDDSLFVTRRGRFCRVVEIVPHARMQAVRLRMGPVERRRGTATLEVETPPGPVRAHVSDRGPEEARAALDRIVALARRSRAETAGPERWATQGEPEP
- a CDS encoding PH domain-containing protein — protein: MVDFAESPKMPRLVAPDLPEAKGSPTETAFAPPPGTEWSRLDPAFTRYRRLLTALVTLPVAVLGGTGAGLWLHWAVGVAVAALALLGTGVAWATAERTRLSWGYAEGESDFYLTFGTVIRQLLVIPYGRMQVVDITANLLEQALGIATIRVRTAASTADARVPGLRLADAAALRDRLTERGETFPTGL
- a CDS encoding DUF3180 domain-containing protein, whose translation is MSSPSNDRNGRVRPTGWRVPLAVAVVTGFVMFLVVRETYSSLVLLPWTAIPTLLLLAFGELITAVHVRRRIRGESGTEPIEPISAARLVAFAKASVLLGALACGAFGGFALALLDWLHSPHARTDALVAGGTALSGLLLALAAVFLEYACRVPPDSHENGGAKG
- the folK gene encoding 2-amino-4-hydroxy-6-hydroxymethyldihydropteridine diphosphokinase, with product MSTNENRAGRVVLALGSNLGDRLGILQGAVDTLFAPGPLRLVALSPVYETAPVGGPEQDDYLNAVAVADTLLTPEALLERVQEVERAFHRVREVRWGPRTLDVDVIAYDGLVRTDPALTLPHPRAHERAFVLRPWADIDPDAEIAGRGAVRDLLAGVADQELRRRDDLVLRVPR
- the folB gene encoding dihydroneopterin aldolase, encoding MTETFGSLDRIALRGLRARGRHGVFDFERREGQEFVVDVVLAVDTRPAARTDDVSDTVDYGELSDRLVAVVEGEPVNLIETLAQRLADVCLASPRVVEAEVTVHKPEAPIRHRFDDVSVTVSRRRA
- a CDS encoding nuclear transport factor 2 family protein, producing MRSRQEIEERVAAANADFYQAIETGDIDLMARVWAEEDQAPDLVCVNPGWPMLRGRAEIMRAWSLVMANIPYIQYVLTETRVGVSGDIAMVTCEENVLTAEDDQPGFVAGGRVVTTNLFVETEQGWRMWSHHASPVMLQEDDEDE